In the genome of Coraliomargarita algicola, one region contains:
- a CDS encoding sugar-binding protein — protein sequence MLPCIAISQGHAVVNGPDYAPPFDMRQAARVEGELRTVSFLDTENGDVPVESASLIFGNKRVAVREFDNKKMVTGRDNQMTLFVNEEPVMNLALRGGYRDSAGQHIPYADKRSPDQVQFITSADHNAVHWTCYYPLPDGTKTAFSYTLRSLGESRVKLSWDIGCTAEQIAQFQAQGSDIGNYLLYLGIAGDYHKDGLSLNGEPVEPLPLDLLKANEKKHQTVWQGEMQDLTYASAQDPLYQVSIHSETGMEGVLREIFWWRRVDLGFMFKLDRPQDSLIIDFGTVSVAKKDAPAPVEGVDMWAQDALHLPDSPTRNLFPNPSLEQGMRYWRWWFGGGYYDRSDILRYQVDRETALFGDSSLVIHPVQTRSQSLRSFSLPNRRDQIYTVSFYAKAEADKGATLRFAPFSNKAGGKFDRASVHRAETFKLQSEWKRYSYQLTADGSPLAFILNGASANGRIWVDGIQFEAGEEATEFVAPAIEGQLITSHHQNNVEYGDLIEAQFPLYGSSEQAVEVAFTLRDFFEQVLWTEAVAAKGGQVLTLPFDSLNLATGGYFLQARYSLGGEVLYDDYYRFTLIDSLDGTHATKDMYGALVNVTDNRSEERIALMQRLGFGGSTSYGPGRMADPMHYELREKFNITGYGHGLFGGFPYLTAEEKFNRHPDYKFGMTLNSRIWRREDERDIETLRTYSPEVLARVESISEKAARLCEEVRVWHIATEEEGTFPSLSKDHNFEEFAKLQEAFYRGIKKGNPDALVLPSGGTSGYGRLRGKDDIDGYLKATAGKVKWDAIAVHPYGSIDGTLGAEDLDEGIQMLKDSMAEYGYGDETPIYLNEGGGGAPNFWGDGPSWSYKGGQPSYDQGLFEFLHASKLARMYLIALKYWPQLQHFNTWQIGWITIVDYNLSPSSAFLGINTLGHMLGNPSFVSDIRPAEGVRGYAFEDEVNGGVAAIWCTIDDVERGFIRGPVMRVQFEEELPELVDLMGRRYDLQRNADGTVEIQLTPAPLFLTGENTKALVAALQDAEITGSGAQVKVAYEPSPTGAIYAEVKNLTGREQSGELVFEDNTVPYQVAPSQSVVLEVSKGEGTDTGVLYRWNQEYSLQESEGEPHIQQWNMDYFYVPRVEGAPDWEQIPAIPITNMFRPVVNMKRTPGGHEGDIAAQYQLAWDEDNLYLRVEAEDDRLQADLEKFWSSPLAQVSQLYLLDGSLEVYFDCGANGRFGSEGYDLDDYRYDFAPNNPEAESGEALVYRLREVFQEYAGGVEFPTKEEAAAGIDAQYTRLSDTRYAYTITFAQKYIAPLKLQAGQVAGFALYLHDRMDDGTIGNKGLSLAGEDGAHCDTNPHLWPFMILAE from the coding sequence ATGCTTCCATGCATTGCGATCTCGCAGGGGCACGCAGTTGTCAACGGTCCCGATTATGCGCCGCCCTTTGATATGCGTCAGGCGGCTCGTGTGGAGGGGGAATTGCGCACGGTATCTTTTCTCGATACTGAGAATGGAGATGTTCCTGTGGAGTCGGCTAGTTTGATTTTTGGTAACAAGCGGGTGGCTGTCCGTGAGTTTGATAATAAGAAGATGGTCACTGGTCGGGATAATCAGATGACACTGTTTGTTAATGAGGAACCAGTCATGAATCTGGCACTTCGTGGCGGGTATCGTGATTCGGCAGGACAGCACATTCCTTATGCGGACAAGCGGAGCCCGGATCAGGTGCAGTTCATTACCAGTGCAGATCACAACGCGGTGCATTGGACCTGTTACTACCCCTTACCGGATGGTACGAAAACGGCCTTCAGTTATACCTTAAGGTCCTTGGGCGAGAGCCGAGTGAAACTTTCTTGGGATATTGGCTGCACCGCCGAGCAGATTGCACAGTTTCAAGCGCAGGGCAGCGATATTGGCAACTACTTGCTCTATCTCGGTATCGCAGGTGATTACCACAAAGATGGGCTGAGTTTGAATGGCGAGCCCGTCGAGCCCTTGCCTTTGGATTTATTGAAGGCGAATGAGAAGAAGCATCAAACTGTCTGGCAGGGAGAGATGCAGGACCTTACCTACGCGTCGGCACAGGATCCCTTGTATCAAGTGTCGATTCATTCGGAAACAGGAATGGAGGGCGTGTTACGCGAAATCTTTTGGTGGCGACGCGTTGATCTTGGATTCATGTTTAAGTTGGATCGTCCGCAGGATTCGCTGATCATTGATTTCGGTACAGTGAGCGTGGCTAAAAAAGATGCTCCCGCACCGGTTGAAGGTGTGGATATGTGGGCGCAGGATGCTCTCCATTTGCCTGATTCTCCGACACGGAATCTGTTTCCTAACCCGAGCCTAGAGCAGGGCATGCGCTATTGGCGTTGGTGGTTTGGGGGTGGTTATTATGATCGATCCGACATTTTGCGCTATCAGGTAGATCGGGAGACGGCCCTCTTTGGTGATAGTTCGCTCGTGATTCATCCAGTGCAAACCCGCAGTCAATCATTGCGGAGCTTCTCATTGCCCAATCGTAGGGATCAGATCTACACCGTCAGTTTCTACGCTAAGGCAGAAGCAGACAAAGGGGCCACTTTACGTTTCGCACCCTTTAGTAATAAAGCGGGGGGCAAGTTTGATCGCGCATCTGTACATCGGGCAGAGACCTTTAAGCTTCAGTCTGAGTGGAAGCGTTATAGCTATCAATTGACGGCCGATGGATCTCCCTTGGCATTTATATTAAACGGCGCCAGTGCTAACGGGCGTATTTGGGTGGATGGTATCCAATTTGAAGCCGGCGAAGAGGCGACCGAGTTTGTCGCACCAGCGATTGAGGGTCAGTTGATCACCTCGCACCATCAAAACAATGTGGAGTATGGGGATCTGATTGAAGCGCAGTTCCCGCTGTATGGCTCATCGGAGCAAGCGGTCGAGGTGGCCTTCACTCTGCGGGATTTCTTTGAGCAGGTGCTGTGGACGGAGGCAGTTGCGGCAAAAGGGGGGCAGGTGCTGACTTTACCCTTCGATTCACTGAATCTGGCGACAGGCGGTTACTTCTTGCAAGCACGCTATAGTCTCGGCGGAGAGGTTTTGTATGATGACTACTATCGCTTCACACTGATTGATTCTTTGGATGGCACACATGCGACGAAGGATATGTATGGTGCCTTGGTTAATGTGACGGACAATCGATCGGAAGAGCGTATCGCGCTGATGCAGCGACTCGGTTTTGGCGGTTCCACGAGTTATGGACCTGGGAGAATGGCAGACCCCATGCATTATGAATTGCGTGAGAAGTTTAACATCACTGGTTACGGACATGGGCTTTTCGGTGGGTTTCCTTACTTGACGGCCGAGGAGAAGTTTAACCGTCATCCCGATTACAAGTTTGGCATGACTCTCAATTCTCGCATCTGGCGCCGTGAGGATGAGCGGGACATTGAAACGCTGCGGACTTACTCGCCAGAAGTTTTGGCCAGAGTGGAGAGTATTAGTGAGAAAGCGGCTCGTCTGTGCGAAGAAGTGCGCGTTTGGCACATTGCAACCGAAGAGGAGGGCACCTTTCCTTCACTCAGCAAAGATCATAATTTCGAGGAGTTTGCCAAGTTGCAGGAAGCCTTCTACCGCGGGATTAAGAAAGGCAACCCCGATGCTCTGGTTCTGCCATCGGGCGGCACGTCGGGCTATGGTAGGTTGCGGGGCAAGGATGACATCGATGGTTATTTAAAAGCGACCGCGGGTAAGGTCAAATGGGACGCGATTGCGGTCCACCCGTATGGTTCGATCGATGGCACCTTGGGGGCTGAAGATTTGGACGAGGGAATCCAGATGCTAAAAGACAGCATGGCCGAATATGGATACGGTGATGAAACGCCCATCTATTTGAATGAAGGTGGGGGAGGCGCACCTAATTTCTGGGGAGACGGACCCTCCTGGTCTTATAAGGGGGGGCAACCTTCTTACGACCAAGGGTTGTTTGAATTCCTGCACGCTTCGAAGCTCGCTCGTATGTATCTGATCGCCTTGAAGTATTGGCCACAGTTGCAGCATTTCAATACTTGGCAGATCGGTTGGATCACGATTGTTGACTACAACTTGAGTCCAAGTAGTGCCTTTCTTGGTATCAATACCCTGGGTCACATGTTGGGCAATCCGAGCTTTGTTTCAGATATTCGACCCGCTGAGGGAGTGCGTGGCTATGCGTTTGAAGATGAAGTCAATGGCGGTGTCGCCGCGATTTGGTGCACGATTGATGATGTCGAGCGCGGCTTTATCCGTGGCCCGGTCATGCGTGTGCAGTTTGAGGAGGAGTTGCCCGAACTGGTTGATCTGATGGGACGTCGCTATGATTTACAGCGCAATGCGGATGGTACTGTTGAAATACAATTGACGCCTGCGCCGCTCTTTTTGACCGGCGAGAATACCAAGGCACTGGTTGCAGCATTGCAGGATGCAGAGATCACTGGCTCTGGCGCGCAGGTTAAAGTCGCCTACGAGCCTAGCCCTACGGGAGCGATTTATGCAGAGGTTAAAAACCTGACTGGTCGCGAGCAAAGTGGTGAGCTTGTTTTTGAAGATAATACGGTGCCTTATCAAGTCGCACCGAGTCAAAGTGTTGTGCTTGAAGTCTCAAAAGGTGAGGGCACGGACACGGGTGTTCTCTACAGATGGAATCAAGAATACTCGCTGCAGGAATCTGAAGGAGAGCCTCATATCCAACAATGGAATATGGATTATTTTTATGTGCCGAGAGTGGAGGGGGCTCCTGATTGGGAGCAGATTCCAGCCATTCCCATCACGAATATGTTCCGGCCAGTTGTGAATATGAAGCGCACGCCAGGCGGTCATGAGGGGGATATCGCAGCGCAGTATCAACTCGCTTGGGATGAGGATAACCTCTACCTGCGAGTGGAAGCTGAAGATGATCGCTTGCAGGCTGATCTCGAGAAATTCTGGTCATCGCCGCTGGCGCAGGTGTCGCAGCTCTACTTGCTCGACGGCTCTTTGGAAGTTTATTTCGACTGTGGTGCGAATGGACGTTTTGGCAGTGAAGGGTATGACTTAGATGATTATCGTTATGATTTTGCACCGAATAATCCTGAAGCGGAGAGTGGTGAGGCATTGGTCTATCGTCTGAGAGAAGTCTTTCAAGAGTATGCGGGCGGCGTCGAGTTTCCGACCAAAGAGGAAGCCGCGGCTGGGATTGATGCGCAGTATACGCGACTTTCTGATACGCGTTATGCTTATACGATTACCTTCGCGCAAAAATACATCGCACCGCTTAAGTTGCAGGCTGGTCAAGTGGCTGGATTTGCTCTCTACCTACATGATCGTATGGACGATGGAACCATAGGTAATAAGGGGCTCAGCCTCGCGGGTGAGGACGGTGCGCATTGTGATACGAATCCACACTTATGGCCGTTTATGATCTTAGCCGAATAA
- a CDS encoding IS4 family transposase, which produces MSASTSLCLPLFSNFPAAFEELFSRESCALIFAQHGPRGGGQAKLNGWEWLMSRVYHELARSGTFSSNTKAVSGVRISDSALSQRALSIGEKMIEEILPIALRPLAERERDAQAFYNAYRLVAIDGTRFNLRNTGTINEQASKVACNRGSGEPAFAHLLAVVLVELGMHQPLGTRLGWQGEGELTLARQLFAAQDLPERSLLLADRLFGYPSLIWGLWSMLRRTHSYVLVRIKSNLKAKRTRQLADGSWLVEVKAVDPSTTRKKMGVLELREIYGRVCYEDQSGHRSCLQIRLWTSLLDDTTCPATELIALYAARWEEELFFRELKSHLHARGELLDALTPQTAAQEVLAMLLAAALIAKQRQSVASAAGVEPLRISFAKVLHKTAALCELLQVGADLITPQALAQWIQRLLDDLICDAVIKKRRPRTCPRTLRQPTKDWPKTKVAQSKRVVKTIEVTNP; this is translated from the coding sequence ATGAGCGCATCCACCTCTTTGTGTTTACCGTTGTTTTCTAATTTTCCAGCTGCCTTTGAGGAGCTATTTAGCCGTGAGAGCTGCGCTCTGATTTTCGCGCAGCACGGTCCTCGCGGTGGTGGCCAAGCCAAGTTAAATGGCTGGGAATGGTTGATGTCCAGGGTCTACCATGAGTTGGCACGTTCGGGTACTTTCTCGTCTAATACCAAGGCGGTATCCGGAGTGCGCATCTCGGACAGCGCGCTCAGCCAGCGGGCCTTGTCAATTGGCGAGAAGATGATCGAAGAGATACTGCCTATCGCGCTGCGTCCGTTAGCCGAGCGTGAGCGAGACGCGCAGGCCTTTTATAATGCATATCGGTTGGTGGCCATCGACGGGACTCGTTTCAATTTACGTAATACCGGAACCATTAATGAACAGGCTTCAAAAGTGGCTTGCAACCGCGGTAGCGGTGAACCTGCTTTCGCGCATTTGCTGGCAGTTGTCCTCGTGGAATTGGGTATGCACCAACCTTTGGGCACCCGTTTAGGCTGGCAAGGCGAGGGCGAGTTGACACTCGCGCGGCAACTGTTTGCGGCTCAGGATCTGCCCGAGCGCAGTCTGCTTTTAGCCGACCGACTGTTCGGTTATCCTTCGCTGATCTGGGGACTCTGGTCAATGCTCCGGCGCACACACAGTTACGTTCTGGTTCGGATAAAGTCTAATCTCAAAGCCAAGCGCACGCGGCAACTCGCGGATGGTTCATGGCTAGTCGAAGTCAAAGCGGTTGATCCATCCACCACACGCAAGAAGATGGGTGTACTCGAACTACGTGAGATCTATGGTCGAGTCTGCTATGAAGACCAGAGTGGTCACCGTTCGTGTCTTCAAATACGCTTGTGGACGAGTCTGCTCGATGACACCACCTGCCCAGCCACAGAACTGATCGCCCTTTACGCCGCACGCTGGGAGGAAGAGTTGTTCTTCCGAGAACTGAAAAGCCACCTGCACGCCCGCGGAGAACTTCTTGACGCACTCACTCCGCAAACCGCCGCACAGGAAGTGCTCGCTATGCTCCTAGCCGCCGCCCTGATCGCCAAGCAGCGCCAAAGCGTCGCTTCTGCCGCAGGCGTTGAGCCCTTGCGCATTAGCTTTGCCAAGGTTTTGCACAAGACAGCCGCACTGTGCGAGCTACTGCAAGTCGGTGCAGACTTGATTACCCCGCAAGCGCTGGCGCAGTGGATCCAGCGACTCTTAGATGATCTTATCTGTGATGCCGTTATTAAAAAACGAAGACCTAGAACTTGCCCCAGAACCCTACGACAACCCACAAAAGACTGGCCAAAAACTAAAGTTGCCCAGTCAAAACGAGTTGTTAAAACTATAGAAGTCACCAATCCTTAA
- a CDS encoding PEP-CTERM sorting domain-containing protein: MKATTLALTATYLLTTAYVSGALIYSESFDTPPYSAGDDLDGQQGWSGVSGYIDNNIVVDATGLSHSAVSNASGGSIRGINDPVFTDGDEGILTHTSVGVDSNLGTGTQYWFSALLSLTGNGNSAERNVVTLNFDSGSSSNIAFGLESSGAGGVGTSDGYSFVYGTKSNFNSNMSGAGYVGTQYVGGSTVLVVGRMTVVDELASSGTENGKEILDFWINPSNFSTVETMISSAQGTLQSQEHSIIYGDWGQVTVGLEFNGSGGENTEYLQDEIRVGTSLADLGLTTIPEPSSAALLMGLVAIAGLCVRRRG, encoded by the coding sequence ATGAAAGCAACTACCCTTGCACTGACTGCCACCTACCTGTTGACCACTGCTTATGTTTCTGGAGCGCTGATTTATAGTGAATCTTTTGACACTCCACCTTATTCGGCTGGTGATGATTTAGATGGACAGCAGGGGTGGTCAGGAGTATCCGGCTATATTGATAACAATATCGTCGTTGATGCGACTGGTTTGAGTCACTCCGCTGTGAGTAATGCTAGTGGCGGATCGATTCGAGGCATTAATGATCCAGTTTTCACGGATGGTGATGAGGGAATTCTCACCCATACATCAGTGGGAGTTGATTCGAACTTGGGCACGGGGACTCAATATTGGTTTTCTGCGCTTCTTAGTCTTACTGGAAATGGAAATTCAGCTGAAAGAAATGTTGTTACGCTAAATTTTGACTCTGGCTCAAGCTCGAATATCGCGTTTGGTTTAGAGTCTTCCGGTGCTGGTGGCGTTGGGACATCAGATGGTTATTCCTTCGTTTATGGAACTAAATCCAATTTCAACTCTAATATGAGTGGGGCTGGTTATGTTGGAACGCAGTATGTTGGAGGTTCTACAGTTCTTGTCGTGGGGCGTATGACCGTAGTCGACGAGCTTGCATCTAGTGGGACAGAAAATGGTAAGGAGATCCTTGATTTCTGGATTAACCCCAGCAACTTCTCAACTGTAGAGACCATGATATCGAGTGCGCAAGGCACATTGCAGAGCCAAGAACATTCGATCATATATGGTGATTGGGGACAAGTGACCGTAGGTCTTGAGTTTAATGGTTCGGGCGGGGAAAATACCGAATATTTGCAAGACGAAATCCGTGTCGGCACGAGCTTGGCTGATTTAGGGCTAACAACGATTCCTGAGCCTTCTAGTGCGGCACTCTTGATGGGGCTTGTGGCGATCGCGGGGCTCTGTGTGCGTCGCCGCGGATAG
- the mgrA gene encoding L-glyceraldehyde 3-phosphate reductase, translating to MSYSAAPTRYDSMQYARSGRSGLKLPKISLGLWHNFGDVDDFENARAMLHTAFDHGITHFDLANNYGPSAGSAESNFGKILAQDFRPYRDELIISTKAGYHMWQGPYGEWGSRKYMLASLDQSLGRMGVDYVDIFYSHRYDPDTPLEETMGALDTAVRSGRALYAGISSYPAEQTREAARILRQLGTPCIIHQPSYNLLDRWIEEGLTDALREEGIGSIVFCPLAQGQLTNKYLNAVPADSRAADEHSPFLNAEGVQKNLSKIQALNTIAQARGQSLAQMALAWVLRDEVVTSALIGASRPQQILDNVAALAAAPFSQAELEAIDKACEL from the coding sequence ATGTCTTACTCCGCCGCCCCTACACGATACGATTCCATGCAATATGCCCGCAGCGGTCGCAGCGGGCTCAAACTTCCCAAAATTTCGCTCGGACTCTGGCATAATTTTGGTGATGTAGATGATTTCGAGAATGCCCGTGCCATGTTGCACACGGCCTTCGATCACGGCATTACACATTTTGATTTGGCCAATAACTATGGCCCCTCAGCGGGCTCCGCGGAGTCCAACTTTGGCAAAATTCTGGCGCAGGATTTCCGGCCCTATCGCGACGAACTCATTATTTCGACGAAGGCTGGCTACCATATGTGGCAAGGCCCCTACGGTGAATGGGGCTCGCGAAAATACATGCTGGCCAGTCTTGACCAAAGCCTGGGGCGCATGGGCGTGGATTACGTCGATATTTTCTATAGCCATCGTTACGATCCCGACACCCCGCTGGAAGAAACGATGGGGGCACTGGATACTGCAGTGCGTTCTGGACGGGCCTTGTATGCGGGTATTTCTTCCTATCCCGCGGAGCAAACCCGAGAGGCCGCCCGAATTTTACGTCAACTTGGCACCCCGTGCATCATTCATCAGCCCAGCTATAACCTGTTGGATCGCTGGATCGAGGAGGGGCTCACCGATGCACTGCGTGAGGAGGGGATCGGCTCGATTGTGTTCTGTCCGCTGGCTCAGGGCCAGTTGACAAATAAATACCTAAATGCGGTGCCTGCCGATTCCCGTGCGGCCGACGAGCATTCCCCATTTCTCAACGCCGAGGGGGTGCAAAAGAATTTATCCAAGATTCAAGCTCTAAACACGATTGCTCAAGCACGCGGCCAGAGCTTGGCGCAAATGGCACTGGCATGGGTGCTGCGTGATGAGGTCGTGACTTCCGCTCTGATCGGTGCCAGCCGTCCGCAGCAGATTTTGGATAATGTCGCTGCACTCGCTGCCGCTCCCTTTTCGCAGGCTGAACTCGAGGCGATCGACAAAGCTTGCGAATTGTAG
- a CDS encoding shikimate dehydrogenase yields the protein MNTEFTYTIEDLGKLQFEGTPLAVIGHPIAHSVSPAMHNAAIAKMRQTHSRFNDWAYYRFDVAPEDFAAAIPLFFKHNFLGLNLTIPHKVQAMDLISGVSPDGERMGAVNTLVWGEHGYSGFNTDGYGIKNAVKADLGVDLKAATVILLGSGGAARAAAVQCILDGCAKLYIGNRSVERLDQLMQVVRAMPGGECAEAFALAEPPAGLPERGILINATSLGLKGTDPAPFDVAKLPADWVVYDMIYNPDATRLLQEARARGLRAANGLSMLVHQGVRSLEIWSHAEVDAHTMMRAACHALDLPPRSD from the coding sequence ATGAATACCGAATTCACCTACACCATCGAAGACCTCGGTAAGCTTCAGTTTGAGGGCACACCTCTTGCTGTGATCGGGCATCCGATTGCTCACTCGGTCAGTCCCGCCATGCATAATGCGGCGATTGCTAAAATGCGCCAGACTCACTCGCGTTTTAATGATTGGGCCTACTACCGCTTCGATGTTGCGCCAGAAGATTTTGCCGCAGCCATTCCGCTGTTTTTTAAGCATAACTTCCTTGGACTCAACCTGACTATTCCGCACAAGGTGCAAGCGATGGATTTGATTTCCGGCGTTTCGCCTGACGGCGAGCGTATGGGCGCGGTCAACACCTTAGTCTGGGGCGAGCACGGTTATAGCGGTTTTAATACGGACGGATACGGTATTAAGAACGCCGTTAAAGCGGACCTCGGTGTCGATCTTAAAGCCGCTACGGTGATTTTACTCGGTTCCGGTGGAGCTGCCCGTGCGGCGGCTGTGCAATGTATTCTCGATGGCTGCGCCAAGTTGTATATCGGAAATCGCAGTGTCGAGCGTCTCGACCAATTAATGCAAGTTGTGCGGGCGATGCCCGGTGGGGAGTGTGCCGAGGCCTTTGCTTTGGCTGAGCCTCCAGCTGGACTGCCCGAACGAGGTATCCTGATTAATGCCACTTCACTAGGCCTCAAAGGGACCGATCCTGCTCCTTTTGACGTCGCCAAGCTGCCTGCTGATTGGGTGGTTTACGATATGATCTATAATCCCGATGCCACTCGTCTCTTGCAAGAGGCGCGAGCACGTGGCCTACGCGCTGCCAACGGCCTCTCCATGTTGGTGCACCAAGGCGTCCGTTCGCTCGAAATCTGGTCGCATGCGGAGGTGGATGCCCACACCATGATGCGGGCCGCTTGCCATGCCCTTGACCTGCCACCGCGCAGCGATTGA
- the ftsH gene encoding ATP-dependent zinc metalloprotease FtsH has product MPSENNKPKKNEPGNNGSPQRFQPKVLLVYLVIVAAILTIWFANPSAGTNVKQLTISELVQAVKAGLIAEGDGVMEPEPSYGRDGYVISGEMTNPALAEQVEGGEAAADLPSKLQFSARGRLTEDDFLLVREVLTEKRATTGLQDVLISFLPFLLIIGLLYFLFVRQLKSAGKGAMSFGKSKAKMLTREKGSINFKDVAGCDEAKEEVSEVVDFLKDPKKFQRIGGRIPKGVLMVGPPGTGKTLLAKAVAGEAEVPFFSISGSDFVEMFVGVGAARVRDMFEQGRKNAPCIVFIDEIDAVGRQRGSGVGGGNDEREQTLNSLLVEMDGFDGHEGVIIIAATNRPDVLDNALLRPGRFDRQVTIDLPDLNGRHEILLVHAKKIALSDEVNLEHVARNTPGFSGADLANLLNEGALIAARYNKKAVEMNDIDEARDKISFGRERRRLMDDEDRKIIAFHEAGHALIKGVLDDGHMPVHKVTIIPRGQSLGSTMFMPKKDTLNHSKRRLIDDICCTLGGRAAEEIVLGDITSGASGDISMASRTARHMVCDWGMSELGMVALGESQGGGYLGQSGVSTKNYSEETAQKIDEIVRDLIQGQYQRALKILNDHRHALDVIAESLLEHETIDGKHVLEIIEFGEMRSPIVKRIISADEPDDDEEADGGEPKKVNKEDDGKSGLAGDEAPAPA; this is encoded by the coding sequence ATGCCATCAGAGAACAACAAGCCAAAAAAGAACGAACCCGGAAATAACGGCTCACCACAGCGCTTCCAGCCTAAGGTGTTGCTCGTCTATCTGGTCATCGTTGCTGCTATTTTAACGATTTGGTTCGCCAATCCCAGCGCAGGAACCAACGTCAAACAACTCACTATCAGCGAGCTCGTGCAAGCTGTCAAAGCGGGGCTCATCGCCGAAGGCGATGGCGTCATGGAGCCAGAGCCCTCCTATGGCCGCGATGGTTATGTTATCAGCGGAGAGATGACAAATCCTGCATTGGCGGAGCAGGTCGAGGGGGGCGAAGCTGCCGCAGACCTACCTTCCAAGCTACAGTTCTCTGCTCGTGGTCGCTTGACGGAGGATGACTTTTTGCTGGTGCGTGAAGTGCTCACAGAGAAGCGTGCGACCACTGGCTTGCAGGATGTTTTGATTAGTTTTCTGCCATTCCTGCTGATTATCGGTCTGCTCTACTTCCTCTTTGTGCGTCAGCTTAAAAGTGCAGGGAAGGGGGCCATGAGCTTTGGTAAAAGTAAGGCCAAAATGCTCACGCGCGAGAAAGGTTCGATTAATTTCAAGGATGTCGCTGGTTGTGACGAAGCGAAGGAGGAAGTCTCCGAAGTCGTCGATTTCCTCAAAGACCCCAAGAAGTTTCAACGCATCGGTGGTCGCATCCCTAAAGGCGTGCTGATGGTCGGCCCTCCGGGCACGGGTAAAACACTTTTGGCCAAGGCCGTCGCCGGTGAGGCGGAAGTGCCCTTTTTCTCGATCAGTGGTTCCGACTTCGTCGAAATGTTTGTCGGTGTCGGTGCCGCCCGCGTGCGGGATATGTTCGAGCAAGGCCGCAAAAATGCGCCTTGTATCGTATTTATCGACGAAATTGATGCCGTCGGGCGCCAGCGTGGTTCCGGTGTCGGTGGAGGCAATGACGAGCGCGAGCAAACGCTGAATTCTCTGCTGGTCGAAATGGACGGCTTTGACGGCCACGAAGGTGTGATCATCATCGCTGCGACCAATCGTCCGGACGTCTTGGATAATGCACTCTTGCGCCCGGGGCGTTTTGACCGCCAAGTCACCATCGACTTGCCCGACCTCAATGGTCGTCACGAAATCTTGTTGGTGCATGCCAAAAAGATCGCACTTTCTGATGAGGTCAACCTCGAGCATGTGGCGCGTAATACTCCCGGCTTTTCTGGTGCCGATCTGGCCAATCTCTTAAATGAAGGCGCATTGATCGCGGCCCGCTATAACAAGAAAGCGGTCGAGATGAATGATATCGATGAAGCCCGCGACAAGATCTCCTTCGGTCGTGAGCGTCGCCGTTTAATGGATGATGAAGATCGTAAGATTATTGCCTTCCACGAAGCTGGGCACGCATTGATTAAAGGTGTGCTCGACGATGGGCACATGCCCGTGCACAAGGTGACGATCATTCCACGTGGCCAAAGCCTCGGCTCCACCATGTTCATGCCGAAGAAGGATACGCTCAACCATTCCAAGCGCCGATTGATCGATGATATTTGTTGCACCCTTGGTGGACGTGCTGCGGAAGAGATCGTGCTGGGGGATATCACCAGTGGTGCCTCGGGCGATATCAGCATGGCCAGTCGCACCGCGCGTCACATGGTCTGTGATTGGGGCATGTCGGAGCTCGGTATGGTCGCTCTGGGAGAAAGCCAAGGCGGCGGATACCTCGGTCAAAGTGGCGTGAGCACTAAGAATTATAGCGAAGAGACCGCTCAGAAAATCGACGAAATCGTGCGTGACCTCATTCAAGGTCAATACCAACGTGCGCTTAAGATTTTGAACGATCATCGCCATGCGCTCGATGTGATTGCAGAGTCTTTGCTCGAACACGAGACGATCGACGGCAAGCACGTCTTAGAGATCATCGAGTTTGGCGAAATGCGTTCGCCCATCGTGAAGCGGATTATTAGCGCGGACGAGCCCGATGACGACGAAGAGGCTGACGGTGGCGAACCAAAGAAAGTCAATAAAGAGGACGACGGTAAAAGCGGCCTCGCTGGCGATGAAGCACCCGCACCTGCATAG